In Leptospira sp. WS58.C1, a single genomic region encodes these proteins:
- a CDS encoding ribonuclease R family protein, whose protein sequence is MTQKKKIVKQTLTKKKTKIRENGEKNQGPQKSNSKKSDEKDLKKSIREAKEKVSKKKKDHKSSRSKKLELYPVEQKVSAPSSKKGRKDKNNSFKQESIQEFKEEIPAPKEEISRKKPSYENQNKNPGYSSKPSYRKNESHVPGSKPKFYDRKFGSHDWERENEPGRKLLKFFRSKSGKVISMQEVYSKFIAHAGQKKGFRREKWEAQEQKRSAEEVLIFFEKEGLIEIQKKNIIVRPNQTLQGTISLSKKGDGFVKLTTGTEVFVPGQYTSSAIQGDLVEILPTGIGRKGKLEGEVVSVLRRGRELYRMKITEKDHKFIIGTFLDMDGDLKEGFLPRKTLLQDLQDEINVGDVLIVTLKQDSDHEKNLYEAHFVRFESDTKEDTDLMRMLMKYNYTILYPDNIKLEELPDEVDESTVDNWNSRVDLRELQSITIDGEYSKDFDDAISFINEGKKIRFYVHIADVSHYVKPGSDLDVEAYSRATSVYLGSRVVPMLPPELSENLCSLVAKKNRLAFTVEMEADWSGTIFHAKFYKSIIRVTERYTYNRAEEEIKSGDPNNWIFQMMKFADILRKRRLNSGRVDLNLKETKVVTDSEHNVIEIKPVERLQAHILIEEFMLSANIKVAEYIRKKERPTLYRVHEPMDVEKLEMLNSFLRLNGVNAQLQDTNYESIRNVLQAIEGTPSERLFNISLLRSFMQAYYSGEYLGHWGLGFKDYCHFTSPIRRYPDLVCHRVLESILLSDKEPYSEEDIKVMGLHTSHEERKATDSERDYYKLKACRFLEKTGIKEFTATLVGFKAAVAFVELNNPPVEAIIPAIEFTDEGELQAETDFTFYSKKYTKQYSLGESFPVELDRIDFEEIKIYVKMKKFQKKG, encoded by the coding sequence GAAACTGGAACTATACCCGGTCGAACAAAAAGTTTCGGCTCCTTCTTCCAAAAAAGGAAGAAAAGATAAAAACAATTCTTTTAAGCAAGAATCCATACAGGAATTTAAAGAAGAAATTCCTGCACCGAAAGAAGAAATAAGCCGTAAGAAACCTTCTTACGAAAATCAAAATAAGAATCCGGGATATTCTTCCAAACCTAGTTATCGCAAAAACGAATCCCATGTTCCGGGTTCAAAGCCCAAGTTTTATGATAGAAAATTCGGGAGTCATGATTGGGAAAGAGAGAATGAACCTGGCAGAAAACTTTTAAAATTTTTCCGTTCTAAATCCGGAAAGGTTATCTCTATGCAAGAGGTATATTCTAAATTTATCGCTCATGCCGGGCAGAAAAAGGGATTTAGAAGAGAGAAATGGGAAGCCCAGGAACAAAAACGTTCTGCCGAAGAAGTATTGATCTTCTTTGAAAAAGAAGGTCTGATCGAGATCCAAAAAAAGAATATCATAGTTCGTCCGAACCAAACTTTACAAGGAACTATCTCATTAAGTAAAAAAGGGGACGGCTTCGTGAAGCTGACTACCGGAACAGAAGTTTTTGTCCCTGGACAGTACACTTCCTCCGCAATCCAAGGAGACCTTGTAGAAATTCTCCCTACCGGTATCGGCCGTAAAGGAAAACTAGAAGGAGAAGTTGTCTCCGTTCTTAGACGAGGTCGTGAACTTTATAGAATGAAGATCACGGAGAAGGACCATAAATTTATAATCGGGACCTTTTTGGATATGGATGGAGATCTCAAAGAAGGTTTCCTTCCCCGTAAAACATTACTCCAAGATCTGCAAGATGAGATAAACGTTGGAGATGTTTTGATCGTAACCTTAAAACAAGATTCCGATCACGAAAAGAATCTATACGAAGCGCACTTTGTTCGTTTCGAGTCGGATACCAAAGAAGACACGGATCTGATGAGAATGTTAATGAAGTACAATTATACCATCCTCTATCCGGACAATATAAAACTGGAAGAACTTCCGGATGAAGTGGATGAATCTACCGTAGATAATTGGAATTCTAGAGTAGACTTGAGAGAACTGCAATCCATTACTATTGATGGAGAATATTCCAAGGACTTTGACGATGCGATCTCCTTCATAAATGAAGGAAAGAAGATCCGATTTTACGTTCATATCGCTGATGTATCCCATTATGTCAAACCTGGTTCCGATCTGGATGTGGAAGCTTATTCCAGAGCAACTTCCGTTTATTTGGGAAGTAGAGTTGTACCTATGCTTCCTCCCGAACTTTCCGAAAATCTTTGTAGTCTTGTGGCTAAAAAAAATCGACTCGCATTCACTGTGGAAATGGAAGCGGACTGGAGCGGGACAATCTTCCACGCTAAATTTTATAAATCCATAATTCGTGTCACAGAGAGATATACGTATAATCGCGCAGAAGAAGAGATTAAATCCGGAGATCCAAACAATTGGATCTTCCAAATGATGAAATTTGCGGACATTCTCAGAAAGAGAAGATTGAACTCTGGAAGAGTCGACCTGAACCTAAAGGAAACTAAGGTGGTCACCGATTCGGAGCACAACGTAATCGAGATTAAACCGGTAGAAAGACTACAAGCTCATATCCTAATCGAAGAATTCATGCTCTCTGCGAATATTAAAGTGGCGGAGTATATCCGTAAAAAAGAAAGACCTACTCTATATCGTGTCCATGAACCCATGGATGTGGAAAAATTGGAGATGTTAAATTCTTTTTTAAGATTGAACGGGGTCAACGCACAGTTGCAAGATACCAATTACGAATCCATTCGTAATGTTTTACAAGCTATCGAAGGAACTCCGTCCGAAAGGCTCTTTAATATTTCTCTTTTGAGAAGTTTTATGCAGGCTTACTATTCCGGAGAATATTTGGGACATTGGGGCTTGGGTTTTAAAGATTATTGCCATTTCACTTCTCCAATTCGTCGTTATCCCGACTTAGTTTGCCATAGAGTTTTAGAAAGTATTCTTCTTTCGGATAAGGAACCTTATTCTGAAGAAGATATTAAAGTAATGGGTCTTCATACTTCTCATGAAGAAAGAAAAGCAACGGATTCCGAAAGGGATTATTATAAACTCAAGGCTTGTAGATTTTTGGAAAAAACCGGTATCAAAGAATTTACCGCGACCCTTGTTGGATTTAAGGCGGCTGTTGCATTTGTGGAATTGAATAATCCGCCGGTGGAAGCGATCATCCCTGCGATAGAATTTACGGATGAAGGCGAATTACAAGCAGAGACGGACTTCACTTTCTACTCTAAAAAATATACCAAACAATATTCATTAGGAGAATCTTTCCCTGTTGAATTGGATAGAATCGATTTTGAAGAAATTAAAATTTACGTGAAGATGAAAAAATTCCAAAAGAAAGGATAG